Genomic DNA from Leucobacter triazinivorans:
ATGATCAGCGCCTCCCGGCGGCCGCGAAGGTATCCGGCGCTCCGTACCCGCCGCGGCCGCGGCGCACGTACAGCAGGTGGTTCAGCACGAGATAGCAGACGATCGCGATCGCGACCGTCGGCACGGATGCGGTGCCGTACTGGAAGAACGGCTGCGTCTCGAGCGTGATCGGGTTGTACGCCCAGAGGTAGAAGACGGACGCGACGGCCACCGCGACGAGGGCTGCGATGTTCACCCCTCCCGTGAAGCGCAGCGGATCCTGCGCGCCCGTGGCGTAGAGCGCGCGCAGCGGCAGACGCTGCCGGCGCACGATGAAGTAGTCGGCGATGATGACCCCGCAGATCGCGGCGATGAACGCGCCCGAGACCACCACGAAGGTCATGAACTTCTCGTACATGAACCCGGGGAAGAAGCTCAGCACGGCCGGCAGCACGAGGAACGCCCCGCACAGCACGGGCCACCGCAACCGGGCGAGCGCACGGCCGCTCGACTGCTTCAGCGCCAGGACCGTCGAGTAGGCGATGGACGCCATGCTCGTCACGTTCGCGAATCCGACGAAGAGCAGCGTGAGCACGCCGAGGATCGGCCCACCGAGCGGCACCATCCAGGCGGTCGGATCCGCCTCGCCGATCATGAGCGCAGCCGCCATGCCGACGATCTGCGCGACCACCGTGCCGACGAAGATTCCGCCGTAGGCCGGCCACAGCGCGGCCTTCGGCCTGCGCGTGAGCCGCGACAGCGTACCCATCACCGGCCACCAGGAGAGCCCCGCCCCGAGGTTGAACTCGACCGCCATCATGAAGTTGAGCTGTTCGTTCTCGAACGGCGCCATCGCCGGCGCATCGAGCAGGTCGGCCCAGGAGTGCTGCGACATGAGCAGCACCATCATCAGCACCACGATCACGAGGAGGCCGGGTGCGACGAAGCGGTTGAGCCGGCTGATCGTCACGGGGCCGCGCGAGAGCACGACCCAGCCGCCCACGATGGCGACGAGCGCGAACACGGTCACGAGCGGCCCGAAGGAATCGAGCCCGGTCCCGAACGCCTGGTTCGAGATCTCGGTGAAGGCCCGCCCGAACATCACGCCCAGCAGCGACGTCCAGCCCATCTCGACGAGGAGCACGACCGTGAAGACGATGATCCCGACGCCCACCACACCGAAGACCGACTTCAGCGCGCGATACTGTTCCACCCCGAGCCGCTGGCTCAGCACGACGCTGCCGAGCGCCATGATCGCGAGACCGATGCTGTTGCCGATGAGCATGGCGGCGATGCCCTCGACGAAGCCGACGAGCAGCACGGTTGCACCACCGGTGAGAAATGCCCATGTCGCGATCGCGAGGCTGATCGTGACCCAGCTGAAGTCGCCCGCTCCCCACACCCGCTCGCGCTTCAGCAGCGGCAGGGCGCCGTAGGTGGCCTCTGCAGCAACGGCCTGCTCGACGCGGAGCGCCTGGGTCTCGGTGAGCTCCCGCTCCGTCCCGTTCACAGCAGCACCCCGAGCCATGCCACGAGAGCGATTCCCACGACCACCGACAGGAACGCGGCGAGGCTGCGGCCGCTCAGTGCGGCGTGCGCCGGATCCGAGGCTTCGACGCTCTCGATCTCGGACAGGCGCCGCTCGAGCTCGTCCTCGAGTGAAGTATGGGTAGTCATGTGCGGACAAACCTCCTTGTGCATCCGATCCGCCACTGCGAACCAGGTGCCAGCCTAGGTCGAGATGCGCGGAACGGCAAAGCAAATCTTCACCATGCAGGCAATGATTCTGCGGATTCGTACCGCACGTGCCCGAAACAAGATACACAGTGGCGAAATGCACGTTCAACGGTGCATAATCGTCATTACTACACCGAGGAGTTTCCGGAGGCGACTGGTGGATCAGCACGACGACTCGGCGGAGATCCGATCACGCATTCTCGACGCGCTGCGCAGCAACGGCCGCGAGAGCTACTCTCGCATCGCCGCGCGACTCGGCACGACGCGGCGCGTAGTGACCCACGTCGTGCAGCGCGCGATCGAGCAGGGAGAGCTGCGCCTCACCGTATCGATCAGCCCGGATCTTCTGGGCCTCGAGCGCTTCGCCTATCTGCAACTGCGCACCGACGGCTCGATCAGTCCGATCAGAGCCGCGCTGATCGCCATGCCGGAGACCACGTTCGTCGCCGACATCAGCGGCGCGCACGCCATCGACGCGGAGATTCGCGTCGGGCGCAACCCCCATCTGCGCGACACGGTCGACGCGATCCGCACGATTCCGGGGGTGCGCGAAGTGCGCACGCACCTCTACGAGAGCATCGAGGTCAATCTCTACTCTCCCCTGCGAACGGGCCGCACCGGCTTCGAGATCGACGACGCGGATCGCCGCATCGTGCAGCGCCTCCAGGAGGACGGCAGGGCTTCCTTCCGCGAGCTCGGGGATGCCGCCGGCATTTCGCCGAGCGGGGCCCGCCTGCGGCTCGAGCGGCTGATGCGCCACGGGGCCGTGAAGGTGGTGGGCATTCCGGTGCGGGGCCGCCGCTCGGAACTGCCCTCCCTCGGGATCGGGATCCGCGCGCACGGCCTTCTCGAGGATGCGATCGCCCACCTGCGGACGCTCGGCCCCGAGTTCCTCGCCGTCACCGTCGGGGACTACGACCTGATCGCGACGCTCTCGGCCGACAACCCGGAGGAGCTGCTCGACCTGGTGGACCGCCTGCGGAGCCACCCTGAGATCTCGTCGATCGAGACCTGGGCGAATCTGCGCATCGCGAAGGAGCAGTACGGCGAGGGCGACCGGATCGGGTTCGGGATCCCGTCTCGCGGCCCGGCGGATACGCGAACGGACGGTCCCGCCGTGCAGCGGGACCGTCCGTGAACGCGTCGGTCAGTTCTCGGTGAGCGAGATCACCCCGTAATTCCACCCCTTGCGGCGGTAGACGACGCTGGGCCGACCGGACTCGCTCTCGACGAAGAGGAAGAAGTCGTGGCCCACCAGCTCCATCTGGTCCACCGCGTCCTCGACCGAGAGGCGCTCGGCAGGGAACTCCTTGCTGCGGATGACCACGGGCGTGTACTGCTCATCCCCGGAGTCGCCGGCGGCGACGGGGACGCTGCCGGTCGCCACCGATTCGAGCACTTCGAGCGGCGCCGGGGTGACGTCGACCATGTCGAAGTCGTGCGAGGCCGCATCGGCGAGCGAGGTGCGACCGCGACCGCGACGGTCCTTCTTGCGGTCTTTGACCCGGCGGATGCGCTCGAGCACTCGCCCGTAGGCGATGTCGAACGCCGAGTACTTGTCTCCACCCGCGGACTCTGCGCGAATCACCGGCCCCGGTCCGATCAGCGTGATCTCGACCAGATCGCCGTGCTTCGGGCTGCGATCGCTCTGTCTGGAGACCTTGACCTCGAACGCCTGGGCCCTGGGCAGCAGACCCGCCACCTTCTCCGTCTTCGACTCGACATAGTCTTCGAAGCGGTCGGTGATCCCGACGTTCATGCCGCGGATGTTCACGTCCATGGTGACCTCCCAGGTGCCTCAGGCGGGTGGACCAGTATGGCGCACCGTTACGCCTTTCCGGAACTCTACTCCACCGGGCGATTCGGTTTCCACCCGAGACGCTGCGAAGTCCTCGTCGCGCGTGTCGCGGTGCTGCGCCGCGCACAGCGCCACGACCGCGACCAGTCGCGCCCCCGCCCGCTCGAGCGCCTCCCCCGCCGCCAACACCGTGGCCCCGGTCGTGATCACATCGTCGACGAGGATCACCTCCCGCCCCCGCAGCACTGCGCGGGCCGAGTGGCGCACGGCGACCCGAGCCGCGTTGCGCGCCCGCTCCGCCGGCCCCAGCCCCACCTGGCCGGCCCGTCCGCGCGTCGCGCGAAGGGCGCGCACCCGCAGTGCCGCGATGCGCCCACCCGGCGCGGGCTGCCGCTGCCAGGCGGATGTTCTGCCTCCGCGCTCCCCGCGCATCGCGACGTCGAGCAGCAGCTCGAGATGCCGGTAGCCCCGCTGCCGCACCCGCGATCCGCGCGAGGGAGCGGCTACGATCACGGGCGGCGCCGGGCCCGAGCAGCGTCCGAGTGCGGCGACGAGCGGAGGCCGCAGCTGCGCACCCAGCTCGCGCGCGAAGCCCGTGCGCCCCTCGTGCTTGAACGCCACGAGGAGCGCGCGCAGCGGCCCGTCATAGGGCCCGCGCACGACGCAGGGCACAC
This window encodes:
- a CDS encoding purine-cytosine permease family protein, giving the protein MNGTERELTETQALRVEQAVAAEATYGALPLLKRERVWGAGDFSWVTISLAIATWAFLTGGATVLLVGFVEGIAAMLIGNSIGLAIMALGSVVLSQRLGVEQYRALKSVFGVVGVGIIVFTVVLLVEMGWTSLLGVMFGRAFTEISNQAFGTGLDSFGPLVTVFALVAIVGGWVVLSRGPVTISRLNRFVAPGLLVIVVLMMVLLMSQHSWADLLDAPAMAPFENEQLNFMMAVEFNLGAGLSWWPVMGTLSRLTRRPKAALWPAYGGIFVGTVVAQIVGMAAALMIGEADPTAWMVPLGGPILGVLTLLFVGFANVTSMASIAYSTVLALKQSSGRALARLRWPVLCGAFLVLPAVLSFFPGFMYEKFMTFVVVSGAFIAAICGVIIADYFIVRRQRLPLRALYATGAQDPLRFTGGVNIAALVAVAVASVFYLWAYNPITLETQPFFQYGTASVPTVAIAIVCYLVLNHLLYVRRGRGGYGAPDTFAAAGRR
- a CDS encoding Lrp/AsnC family transcriptional regulator; translated protein: MDQHDDSAEIRSRILDALRSNGRESYSRIAARLGTTRRVVTHVVQRAIEQGELRLTVSISPDLLGLERFAYLQLRTDGSISPIRAALIAMPETTFVADISGAHAIDAEIRVGRNPHLRDTVDAIRTIPGVREVRTHLYESIEVNLYSPLRTGRTGFEIDDADRRIVQRLQEDGRASFRELGDAAGISPSGARLRLERLMRHGAVKVVGIPVRGRRSELPSLGIGIRAHGLLEDAIAHLRTLGPEFLAVTVGDYDLIATLSADNPEELLDLVDRLRSHPEISSIETWANLRIAKEQYGEGDRIGFGIPSRGPADTRTDGPAVQRDRP
- the hpf gene encoding ribosome hibernation-promoting factor, HPF/YfiA family encodes the protein MDVNIRGMNVGITDRFEDYVESKTEKVAGLLPRAQAFEVKVSRQSDRSPKHGDLVEITLIGPGPVIRAESAGGDKYSAFDIAYGRVLERIRRVKDRKKDRRGRGRTSLADAASHDFDMVDVTPAPLEVLESVATGSVPVAAGDSGDEQYTPVVIRSKEFPAERLSVEDAVDQMELVGHDFFLFVESESGRPSVVYRRKGWNYGVISLTEN
- a CDS encoding ComF family protein, producing MHLSPLLRELRLDLLALVWPTECVCCGQPDRDCCLPCLVEVQRPGPLLHPAIGVPCVVRGPYDGPLRALLVAFKHEGRTGFARELGAQLRPPLVAALGRCSGPAPPVIVAAPSRGSRVRQRGYRHLELLLDVAMRGERGGRTSAWQRQPAPGGRIAALRVRALRATRGRAGQVGLGPAERARNAARVAVRHSARAVLRGREVILVDDVITTGATVLAAGEALERAGARLVAVVALCAAQHRDTRDEDFAASRVETESPGGVEFRKGVTVRHTGPPA